Below is a window of Bacillota bacterium DNA.
CGCCGCTCTCGTGAGGGTTGCTGCGTTATTATACCAGCCCCCTCGCCGGCCTCTTGCCCCTCTCGCCCGGCCCGGGGGAAATCAGAGCACGCTGACGGGGTCCGGGTCCACGATGAGCGATTCCGGGCGGCTACGGCCCGACAGCGACCCGCCGTCCAGCAACTCCTGCGTGAGCGTTCGAGCTTCAGGAGCGGGACCTCGCACCACCACCTGCCAGCGGAACCGGTCCCGCAGACGGGCGATGGGGGCCGGGGCCGGGCCCAGGACCTTCACGCCGGGTCGCCTCCGTCCCGCCTCCTCCAGTTGCCGGGCCGCCTCGACGGCGGCAAGCCGCGCCCGATCCTCGTCCGGGTCCTGCGCGACCAGACGAACCAGTTCACCGAACGGCGGATAGTGAAGCCGCCGCCGGAAGGCGAGTTCCCGGGCGTAAAACGTCTGTGCCCCCCCGGTCGCCGCGGCCTGAATGCTGTAGTGGTGCGGCTGGAACGTCTGTACAATGACGTGCCCCGGCCGATCCCCGCGGCCCGATCGCCCCGCGACCTGCACCAGGTGCTGGAAGGTGCGTTCGGCCGCGCGGAAGTCCGGAAGCTGCAGCGTCACGTCGGCAAGCACGGCGGCTGCCAGGGTGACCCGGGGGAAGTCGTGCCCCTTGGCGACCATCTGCGTGCCCACCAGCACGGCGGGGGCGGTCCGGGCGAACGCCTCCAGGATGTGCCGGTGGGCGTCCCTTCGGGTCGTGGTATCCGCGTCCATCCGCAGCACCGGTACGCCCGGGAAGGCCGCCG
It encodes the following:
- the priA gene encoding primosomal protein N', whose protein sequence is GGSRRQYWDRVLAGQARVVIGARSAVLAPVQDAGLFILDEEHEASYKQEEAPRYHARDVAIHRAREAGAPVVLGSATPSLESFHASQQGEYRLLRLPERVDRRPMPLVTVVDLREELASTGEVSPLSRPLREALRQVMAAREQAILFVNRRGFSGAMVCRECGFAWRCPHCDVGLTYHHRPGEGVLRCHYCGYETQAASRCPRCGGTQMAAVGFGTQKVQAALAAAFPGVPVLRMDADTTTRRDAHRHILEAFARTAPAVLVGTQMVAKGHDFPRVTLAAAVLADVTLQLPDFRAAERTFQHLVQVAGRSGRGDRPGHVIVQTFQPHHYSIQAAATGGAQTFYARELAFRRRLHYPPFGELVRLVAQDPDEDRARLAAVEAARQLEEAGRRRPGVKVLGPAPAPIARLRDRFRWQVVVRGPAPEARTLTQELLDGGSLSGRSRPESLIVDPDPVSVL